One window of the Streptomyces sp. ITFR-21 genome contains the following:
- a CDS encoding SDR family NAD(P)-dependent oxidoreductase encodes MTTAGRPSALITGGSRGIGLGVASALAARGWGLTLCARDPARLAAAGAELRSLGGRVESVAGDAADEACLAAAVDRHEAAYGSMNALVLAAGVGSAGPLAGYPVRRIDKQFAVNVRAPFVLVGRALPLLRAGARDDPARGGRIVALTSIEGVHPEPGLAVYGASKAALISLVRSVNAEEAARGVTASAISPGYVDTDMSAWVADRIPPGSMITVADIVRTVDLVLSLSPSAVIPHLVINRVGGGPYRA; translated from the coding sequence GTGACCACGGCCGGCCGGCCCAGCGCGTTGATCACCGGCGGCTCGCGCGGCATCGGCCTCGGCGTCGCCTCCGCCCTCGCGGCCCGCGGCTGGGGGCTGACCCTCTGCGCCCGCGACCCCGCCCGGCTGGCCGCCGCCGGCGCCGAACTGCGCTCCCTGGGCGGCCGGGTGGAGAGCGTGGCCGGCGACGCGGCGGACGAGGCGTGCCTGGCCGCGGCCGTCGACCGGCACGAAGCAGCCTACGGGTCGATGAACGCGCTGGTGCTGGCGGCCGGCGTCGGCTCCGCCGGACCGCTGGCCGGATACCCGGTGCGCCGGATCGACAAGCAGTTCGCGGTCAACGTACGGGCGCCGTTCGTGCTGGTCGGCCGGGCGCTGCCGCTGCTGCGGGCCGGCGCGCGCGACGACCCCGCCCGCGGCGGCCGGATCGTCGCCCTCACCTCAATCGAGGGCGTCCATCCCGAACCGGGTCTGGCCGTCTACGGCGCCTCCAAGGCGGCGCTGATCTCGCTCGTACGGTCGGTCAACGCCGAGGAGGCGGCCCGCGGGGTGACCGCCTCGGCCATCTCGCCCGGCTACGTCGACACCGACATGAGCGCCTGGGTCGCCGACCGGATCCCGCCGGGCTCGATGATCACCGTCGCGGACATCGTGCGGACCGTCGACCTCGTCCTCTCGCTCTCCCCGTCGGCCGTCATCCCGCACCTGGTCATCAACCGGGTCGGCGGCGGCCCCTACCGCGCGTGA